One window of the Sulfurihydrogenibium subterraneum DSM 15120 genome contains the following:
- a CDS encoding DUF502 domain-containing protein, whose amino-acid sequence MKSINIKNIFITGLFVLIPIIVTVWVIKTLLSVVNNLILPYLEEIGIPTPHIPGLGILVTLSIIFILGLLAQNYFGKKFLAYVESLISKIPVAGSVYNATKQTMETLFSKKENFSKVALVRFPHQDTYAIGFIANQLKICEEDYYIVFVPAAINPTSGFAIMVKKQDIIITDLTVEEAMRTIVSGGLVIKKHIKLVKDNQAPAGEVSANGE is encoded by the coding sequence ATGAAAAGCATAAATATTAAAAACATATTCATAACAGGATTATTTGTTTTAATCCCTATAATTGTAACTGTATGGGTTATAAAAACCCTTCTATCCGTCGTAAACAACCTAATACTTCCGTATTTAGAAGAGATTGGAATTCCTACGCCTCATATTCCAGGATTAGGTATATTAGTGACCCTATCTATAATATTTATTCTTGGACTTCTTGCTCAAAATTACTTTGGTAAGAAGTTTTTAGCGTATGTAGAGTCTTTAATATCAAAGATTCCAGTTGCAGGGTCTGTTTACAACGCTACAAAACAAACTATGGAGACTCTCTTTTCAAAAAAGGAAAACTTTTCTAAAGTTGCTTTGGTTAGATTTCCTCATCAAGATACCTATGCAATAGGTTTTATAGCTAATCAGTTAAAAATATGTGAAGAAGACTACTATATTGTATTTGTTCCTGCTGCAATTAACCCTACTTCTGGCTTTGCTATTATGGTGAAAAAGCAAGACATTATAATAACAGATTTAACCGTTGAAGAGGCAATGAGAACAATTGTATCAGGTGGACTTGTAATAAAAAAACATATAAAATTAGTTAAAGATAATCAAGCCCCTGCAGGAGAAGTTTCTGCAAACGGAGAATAA
- a CDS encoding SDH family Clp fold serine proteinase → MENTGFFFISQLFWFIFLFMLIMPILQAQMLQWSRERILKAIEDIYGSKVITLIHRQETRSLFGFFMMRMITIEDSEAVLRAIRMTPKDKPIDFIVHTPGGIALAATQIAKALADHPAKVRVIVPHFAMSGGTLIALAADEIVIDKHAVLGPVDPQLGTEPAASLVAIEKLKDPKDIDDQTLVKIDMSKKALKQMYDTVVNLLVKKGHPLEKAQTIAEELSQGKYTHDFPITVEHLQQLGLNVSTDMPEEVYALMDLYPQPTGIPAVQYLPEPVRRPEAVKK, encoded by the coding sequence ATGGAAAACACAGGATTTTTCTTTATAAGTCAGTTGTTTTGGTTTATCTTCCTCTTTATGTTGATAATGCCCATACTTCAAGCTCAGATGCTTCAATGGAGTAGAGAGAGAATATTAAAAGCCATAGAAGATATATACGGAAGTAAAGTTATAACTTTAATCCACAGGCAAGAAACAAGGTCTTTATTTGGCTTTTTTATGATGAGAATGATAACTATAGAAGACTCAGAAGCTGTTTTACGAGCAATAAGAATGACTCCTAAAGATAAACCGATTGACTTTATAGTACACACTCCTGGAGGAATTGCGCTGGCAGCTACACAGATAGCAAAAGCACTGGCAGACCACCCTGCTAAGGTTAGAGTGATAGTACCACACTTTGCAATGTCTGGAGGAACTTTGATAGCTTTAGCAGCAGATGAAATTGTAATAGATAAACACGCAGTTTTAGGACCTGTAGACCCACAACTTGGAACAGAGCCTGCAGCTTCTTTAGTGGCCATAGAAAAACTAAAAGACCCTAAAGATATAGATGACCAAACATTAGTAAAAATAGATATGAGTAAAAAAGCTTTAAAACAGATGTATGATACAGTAGTAAATCTTTTAGTTAAGAAAGGTCATCCTTTAGAAAAAGCACAAACAATAGCAGAAGAGCTTTCTCAAGGAAAGTACACCCACGACTTTCCTATTACAGTAGAACATTTACAGCAGCTGGGATTAAACGTATCAACAGATATGCCTGAGGAAGTATACGCACTTATGGATTTATATCCTCAACCAACAGGGATACCAGCAGTTCAATACTTGCCAGAACCTGTAAGAAGACCAGAGGCGGTTAAAAAGTAA